One window of the Entelurus aequoreus isolate RoL-2023_Sb linkage group LG18, RoL_Eaeq_v1.1, whole genome shotgun sequence genome contains the following:
- the LOC133633784 gene encoding ring-infected erythrocyte surface antigen-like — MKRNIRRNMRRNIKRNIRRIIKRNMKRNIKMNIKRNIKRNIRRNIKRNMRMNIKRNIRRNIKRNIRQNIRRNIRRNIRRNIKKNIRNLKRNIKRIIRQNNKRNIRRNIKRNIRRNIKKNIRRNIKRNIRRNIRRNIKRNIKKNIRRNIKRNIRQNKEDHKEEHKKEYKEEHKKEYKEEHKKEHKEENKEEHKEEHKKEYKEEHKKEHKKEHKEENKEEHKEEHKKEHKEEHKKEHKEEDKEEHKEEHKEEHKEHKEKHKKEHKKEHKEEHKEEHKEEHKEEHKEEHKEEHKEEHKEEHKKEHKEEHKKEHKKEYKEEHKEEHKEEHKKEHKKEHKEEHKEEHKVRHEGNHLRGEDGGQGSTLVCLLGVRQLGHFIL; from the coding sequence ATGAAGAGGAACATAAGGAGGAACATGAGGAGGAATATAAAGAGGAACATAAGAAGGATTATAAAGAGGAACATGAAGAGGAATATAAAGATGAACATAAAGAGGAATATAAAGAGGAACATAAGAAGGAATATAAAGAGGAACATGAGGATGAACATAAAGAGGAACATAAGAAGGAATATAAAGAGGAACATAAGACAGAACATAAGAAGGAATATAAGGAGGAACATAAGAAGGAATATAAAGAAGAATATAAGGAACTTAAAGAGGAACATAAAGAGGATCATAAGACAGAACAACAAGAGGAACATAAGAAGGAACATAAAGAGGAACATAAGAAGGAACATAAAGAAGAACATAAGAAGGAATATAAAGAGGAACATAAGAAGGAACATAAGAAGGAACATAAAGAGGAACATAAAGAAGAACATAAGAAGGAATATAAAGAGGAACATAAGACAGAACAAAGAGGACCATAAAGAGGAACACAAGAAGGAATATAAAGAGGAACATAAGAAGGAATATAAAGAGGAACATAAGAAGGAACATAAAGAAGAAAATAAAGAGGAACATAAAGAAGAACATAAGAAGGAATATAAAGAGGAACATAAGAAGGAACATAAGAAGGAACATAAAGAGGAAAATAAAGAAGAACACAAAGAGGAACATAAGAAGGAACATAAAGAGGAACATAAGAAGGAACATAAAGAGGAAGATAAAGAAGAACACAAAGAGGAACATAAAGAAGAACATAAGGAACATAAAGAGAAACATAAGAAGGAACATAAGAAGGAACATAAAGAGGAACATAAAGAGGAACATAAAGAAGAACATAAAGAGGAACATAAAGAAGAACATAAAGAGGAACATAAAGAAGAACACAAAGAGGAACATAAGAAGGAACATAAAGAGGAACATAAAAAGGAACATAAGAAGGAATATAAAGAGGAACATAAAGAAGAACATAAAGAGGAACATAAGAAGGAACATAAGAAGGAACATAAAGAGGAACATAAAGAGGAACATAAGGTCCGACATGAGGGGAACCATTTGAGAGGTGAGGACGGAGGACAAGGTAGCACGTTAGTGTGTCTCCTAGGAGTCCGCCAATTAGGACACTTTATTCTATAA